In the genome of Oculatellaceae cyanobacterium, one region contains:
- a CDS encoding WD40 repeat domain-containing protein, translating into MPEKPQQPREYDAVLGGTAATPSSGVVLGGLDGVRSRLASASVEVRVSAVKDALNYGETGIDFVIQALKDSSEEVQRCAYLLLREKTEPKIQQALKQVNPCKFLTCLYTLQGHSGWVTSVAISKNGQTLVNGSNDNTIKLWDINTGNLLLTVQGHSKTMLSSVAISPDGQTLVSSNHDNTIMRWDMNVWDINTGNLLRTLEGSFILDLCSVAITPDGQTIVSGSMHRSPYFIFVWDFNTGNRLRTLQGHSGDINSVVISPDGQTIVSGSRDTTIKVWDINTGNLLRSLEGHSDCVNSVAITPDGQTIVSGSNDTTIKVWDFNTGNLLRTLEKAHLDNVNSVAISPDGQTIVSGSRDKTIKVWDINTGNLLRTLEKAHSPWINSVAISPDGQTIVSCGNDKTIKVWDINTGNLLRTLQGYTAVNFVAISLDGQTLVSGSYDNTIKVWDINTGNLLRTIKGHIGGVKSVAIVQDDQKIVSGGNDTTIKVWDINTGNLLDTLQGYAGWVNSPINLDGETIVSGNADGRIQVLNINTERYWLRTLDKAHTAYINSVAISPDSQTIVSGSNDTTIKVWDINTGNLLRTIKGHTDNVNSVAISPDSQTIVSGSNDTTIKVWGISSSKT; encoded by the coding sequence ATGCCAGAAAAGCCCCAGCAGCCTAGAGAATATGATGCCGTCCTTGGTGGTACTGCCGCCACCCCATCATCAGGGGTTGTACTTGGAGGACTCGACGGCGTTAGAAGTCGCTTGGCAAGCGCGTCTGTAGAGGTAAGGGTAAGTGCGGTCAAAGATGCCTTGAATTATGGGGAAACAGGTATAGATTTTGTCATTCAGGCGTTGAAGGATTCTTCAGAAGAAGTACAACGCTGTGCCTATTTATTACTACGGGAAAAAACAGAGCCGAAAATTCAACAGGCGTTAAAACAAGTTAACCCTTGTAAATTTTTGACGTGCCTCTATACCCTACAAGGGCATTCAGGCTGGGTTACATCTGTGGCTATCAGTAAAAATGGTCAAACTCTGGTCAATGGCAGTAATGACAATACCATCAAACTGTGGGATATCAATACCGGAAACTTGCTGCTTACCGTACAAGGGCATTCAAAAACTATGCTTAGTTCTGTAGCCATCAGTCCAGATGGTCAAACTCTTGTCAGTAGCAATCATGACAATACCATCATGCGATGGGATATGAATGTGTGGGATATCAATACCGGAAACTTGCTGCGTACTCTGGAAGGGAGTTTTATATTAGATCTTTGTTCTGTAGCCATCACTCCCGATGGTCAAACAATTGTCAGTGGCAGTATGCACAGAAGTCCCTATTTTATATTTGTATGGGATTTTAATACGGGAAACAGGCTGCGTACCCTACAAGGGCATTCAGGCGATATTAATTCTGTAGTCATCAGTCCAGATGGTCAAACAATTGTCAGTGGCAGTAGGGACACTACCATCAAAGTGTGGGATATCAATACCGGAAACTTGCTGCGTTCCCTGGAAGGACATTCAGACTGCGTTAATTCTGTAGCCATCACTCCCGATGGTCAAACAATTGTCAGTGGCAGTAATGACACTACCATCAAAGTGTGGGATTTTAATACCGGAAACTTGCTGCGTACCCTGGAAAAGGCGCATCTAGATAACGTTAATTCTGTAGCTATCAGTCCAGATGGTCAAACAATTGTCAGTGGCAGTAGGGACAAAACCATCAAAGTGTGGGATATCAATACCGGAAATTTGCTGCGTACCCTGGAAAAGGCGCATTCACCCTGGATTAATTCTGTAGCTATCAGTCCAGATGGTCAAACAATTGTCAGTTGCGGTAATGACAAAACCATCAAAGTATGGGATATCAATACCGGAAACTTGCTGCGTACCCTACAAGGGTATACAGCTGTTAATTTTGTAGCCATCAGTCTAGATGGTCAAACTCTTGTCAGTGGCAGTTATGACAATACCATCAAAGTATGGGATATTAATACCGGAAACTTGTTGCGTACCATAAAAGGGCATATAGGCGGCGTTAAATCTGTAGCCATCGTTCAAGATGATCAAAAAATTGTCAGTGGCGGTAATGACACTACCATTAAAGTATGGGATATCAATACCGGAAACTTGCTGGATACCCTACAAGGGTATGCAGGCTGGGTTAATTCACCCATTAATTTAGATGGTGAAACAATTGTTAGTGGCAATGCTGACGGTCGCATCCAGGTATTGAATATTAATACGGAACGCTACTGGCTGCGTACCCTGGACAAGGCGCATACAGCCTATATTAATTCTGTAGCCATCAGTCCAGATAGTCAAACAATTGTCAGTGGCAGTAATGACACTACCATCAAAGTATGGGATATCAATACCGGAAACTTGCTGCGTACCATAAAAGGGCATACAGACAACGTTAATTCTGTAGCCATCAGTCCAGATAGTCAAACAATTGTCAGTGGCAGTAATGACACTACCATCAAGGTGTGGGGAATTAGTTCAAGTAAGACATAA
- a CDS encoding WD40 repeat domain-containing protein, with protein MPEKPQQPRKYDVVLGGSAATPSSGVVLGGLDGVKSRLASASVEVRVSAVKEALNYGETGIDLVIQALKNSSEEVQDCAYLLLKERTEPKIQQALKQVHPWEFLTRIYTINGHSESVYSLAISPDNQTLVSSSNDKTIKVWDIKTGNLLNTLQGHSYFANSVVISLENQTIISGSLDNTIKVWDIKTGKLLRTRQGHSEVVNSVAISLDGQTFVSGSDDKTIKVWDIKTGNLLRTLQGHSRIVNYVAICPNGEVVVSGSRDNTIKVWDIKKGKLWHTLDGHSDLITSVVMSPNGKIVISGSGDKTIKLWDIKKGKLLRTLEGHSDSITLGWQI; from the coding sequence ATGCCAGAAAAACCCCAGCAGCCTAGAAAATACGATGTAGTGCTTGGTGGCAGTGCTGCTACTCCCTCATCAGGGGTTGTGCTGGGAGGACTTGATGGTGTTAAAAGTCGTTTGGCAAGCGCGTCTGTAGAGGTAAGGGTGAGTGCTGTTAAAGAGGCATTGAATTATGGGGAAACAGGGATAGATTTAGTAATTCAGGCTTTAAAAAACTCTTCCGAAGAAGTACAGGACTGTGCCTATTTATTACTCAAAGAAAGGACAGAACCGAAAATTCAACAGGCGTTAAAACAGGTACATCCCTGGGAATTTTTGACGCGCATTTATACCATAAATGGGCATTCAGAAAGTGTTTATTCTCTAGCCATCAGCCCAGATAATCAAACTCTTGTCAGTAGCAGTAATGACAAAACTATCAAGGTGTGGGATATCAAAACGGGAAACTTGCTGAATACCCTACAAGGGCATTCATACTTTGCTAATTCTGTAGTTATCAGTTTAGAGAATCAAACAATTATCAGTGGCAGTTTGGATAATACTATCAAAGTGTGGGATATCAAGACGGGAAAATTACTGCGTACCCGACAAGGACATTCAGAAGTTGTTAATTCTGTAGCTATCAGTTTAGATGGTCAAACATTTGTCAGTGGCAGTGATGACAAAACTATCAAAGTGTGGGATATCAAAACGGGAAATTTGCTGCGTACCCTACAAGGGCATTCACGCATTGTTAATTATGTAGCCATCTGTCCAAATGGTGAAGTTGTTGTCAGTGGCAGTAGGGACAATACTATCAAGGTGTGGGATATCAAGAAGGGAAAATTGTGGCATACCCTGGATGGACATTCAGACCTTATTACTTCAGTAGTTATGAGTCCAAATGGAAAAATTGTGATCAGTGGCAGTGGTGACAAAACTATCAAATTGTGGGATATCAAGAAGGGAAAATTGCTGCGTACCCTAGAGGGACATTCAGATTCTATTACTCTAGGATGGCAAATATAA
- a CDS encoding WD40 repeat domain-containing protein produces the protein MAEVNANLQQLQDGKLKIAEVKVVMPEKSQQPRKYDVVLGGSAATPSLEVVLGGLDGVRSRLLSASVEVRVNAVKDALNYGEIGIDLVTQALKSSAQEVRNCAYLLLREKTEPKIQQALKQINPWTFFTCLRSIEGLSKSVYSVAISPDGQTFVSGSNDQTIKVWDINTAKFLCTIGNPSKILPDLEALVKSVAISADGRRIISGIGTTIKVWNINTGNLLRTLKGHSNYVNSIAVSAEGRTIITGGDSTIKMWDINTGNLLRTLKAHSDEVRFVAISPDGQTVASSSRDKTIKVWNINTGRLLRTLEGHSKWVIFVAISPDGQTIITGSNDRTIKVWDFNTGNLLRTLEGHLSTISCLAISPDGQNLVSGSPDGTLKVWDFNTGNLVCTLEGHSDSVKSIVISPDNQRILSRSQDSTIKVWGVR, from the coding sequence TTGGCTGAGGTCAATGCTAACCTGCAACAGTTACAGGATGGCAAATTAAAGATTGCAGAAGTAAAGGTTGTAATGCCAGAAAAATCCCAGCAGCCTAGAAAATACGATGTAGTGCTTGGTGGCAGTGCTGCTACTCCCTCATTAGAGGTTGTGTTGGGAGGACTTGATGGCGTTAGAAGTCGCTTGTTGAGTGCATCTGTAGAAGTAAGGGTGAATGCTGTCAAAGATGCCTTAAATTATGGAGAAATAGGCATAGATTTAGTAACTCAGGCTTTGAAAAGTTCTGCACAAGAAGTACGAAATTGTGCTTATTTATTACTACGAGAAAAGACAGAGCCGAAAATTCAACAGGCGTTAAAACAGATTAACCCCTGGACATTTTTCACGTGCCTCCGGTCAATAGAGGGACTTTCAAAATCAGTTTATTCTGTAGCCATTAGTCCCGATGGGCAGACTTTTGTTAGTGGCAGTAATGACCAAACCATCAAGGTGTGGGATATTAATACGGCAAAATTTCTATGTACCATAGGAAACCCCTCAAAAATACTTCCAGACCTTGAAGCTCTTGTTAAATCTGTAGCCATTAGTGCAGATGGTAGAAGAATTATCAGTGGCATTGGTACCACCATCAAGGTGTGGAATATTAATACAGGAAACTTGCTCCGTACTTTAAAAGGACATTCAAACTATGTTAATTCCATAGCTGTTAGTGCAGAGGGTCGAACAATAATCACTGGGGGTGACTCCACCATCAAGATGTGGGATATCAATACAGGAAACTTGCTCCGTACCCTAAAAGCGCATTCAGACGAGGTTCGTTTTGTAGCCATCAGTCCCGATGGGCAGACTGTAGCCAGTAGCAGTCGTGACAAAACCATCAAGGTGTGGAATATCAACACGGGACGCTTGCTTCGTACCTTGGAAGGGCATTCAAAATGGGTGATTTTTGTAGCAATTAGTCCAGATGGTCAAACAATTATCACTGGCAGTAATGACCGTACCATTAAGGTGTGGGATTTTAATACGGGGAACTTGCTGCGTACCTTAGAAGGGCATTTAAGCACTATTTCATGTTTGGCAATTAGTCCAGATGGTCAAAATCTTGTCAGTGGCAGTCCAGACGGAACTCTTAAGGTGTGGGATTTTAATACGGGGAACTTAGTGTGTACCCTAGAAGGGCATTCAGATAGTGTTAAATCTATAGTAATTAGTCCAGATAATCAAAGAATTCTCAGCCGCAGTCAAGACAGTACCATCAAAGTGTGGGGAGTGAGATAA
- a CDS encoding SUMF1/EgtB/PvdO family nonheme iron enzyme, whose protein sequence is MLQNYNFTAAKILSSGEIEYFENRGKCWDIKLDKKEILTLVLMDVDNYLRNDIANNGCAELTSSFLISKYTITQKQWYIIMHSFPEGGNLDFKKPATGISWIDALEFCRKLSEKENREFRLPYQSEWEFACCAGSSKLYGFGNLLTSNLANYGRASSKTGIYTKDIPEPIVPVGIFPANSLGIHDLHGNVWEWCMDEHPDPNHASLRSVRGGAYYSSVEDCTCSSQGWMSYRKTDQVTGFRIVLPM, encoded by the coding sequence ATGCTTCAAAATTATAACTTTACTGCCGCTAAAATATTATCATCAGGTGAAATTGAATATTTTGAAAACCGAGGAAAATGCTGGGATATAAAATTAGATAAAAAAGAAATATTGACACTGGTATTAATGGATGTAGATAACTATTTGCGTAATGATATTGCTAACAATGGTTGTGCTGAATTAACTTCATCTTTCTTAATAAGTAAATATACAATTACTCAAAAGCAATGGTACATAATAATGCATTCTTTTCCTGAAGGTGGAAATCTTGACTTTAAAAAGCCTGCAACAGGGATAAGCTGGATAGATGCATTAGAATTCTGTAGAAAATTATCAGAGAAAGAAAATCGAGAATTTAGACTACCATATCAATCCGAATGGGAATTTGCTTGCTGTGCTGGCTCTAGCAAATTGTACGGCTTTGGTAATCTACTAACTTCCAATTTAGCTAATTATGGTCGAGCTTCCTCAAAAACAGGTATTTATACCAAAGATATACCGGAGCCAATTGTACCAGTAGGAATATTTCCAGCTAATAGCCTTGGAATACACGATCTGCATGGTAATGTGTGGGAATGGTGTATGGACGAGCATCCAGATCCAAATCATGCATCACTACGCTCAGTTCGGGGTGGTGCTTATTATAGTTCGGTAGAAGATTGTACTTGCTCATCACAAGGATGGATGAGTTATCGAAAAACAGATCAAGTAACAGGTTTTCGTATTGTTTTACCCATGTAA
- a CDS encoding YrhB domain-containing protein codes for MEYQAAKKIVFDFINTSFDSVDDDEYVIIDDEITATEFGWVFSYQSKKFLETNELIYAVVGNSPIIFDNRDDSIHITGTSHDITFYIEQHRNNYIPESRS; via the coding sequence ATGGAATATCAAGCAGCAAAGAAAATTGTTTTCGACTTTATAAATACTAGCTTTGACAGTGTTGATGATGATGAATATGTCATAATTGATGATGAAATTACTGCAACTGAATTTGGTTGGGTGTTTTCATATCAATCAAAAAAATTCCTGGAAACAAATGAACTAATTTATGCAGTAGTTGGTAATTCTCCAATTATTTTTGATAATCGCGATGACTCCATTCATATAACAGGTACTTCACATGACATTACTTTTTATATAGAGCAGCATAGAAACAACTATATTCCAGAGAGCAGGTCGTAG